The proteins below are encoded in one region of bacterium:
- a CDS encoding ribonuclease HI family protein: MDLIAHIDGGARGNPGPAAIGVVVKDSDGKLLFEEGRCIGHGTNNEAEYRALIRLLEVVGQNPALRESGAKTLRVHCDSKLIVMQVIGEWKIKEPRLRELYDQVQLVKRHVPFVLRIKHVPREENRDADRMVNMALDKA; encoded by the coding sequence TTGGATTTAATAGCGCATATTGATGGCGGCGCCCGAGGGAATCCGGGGCCCGCGGCGATTGGAGTGGTGGTCAAAGACAGTGACGGGAAGCTGCTCTTCGAAGAAGGGCGGTGCATCGGGCACGGCACCAACAACGAAGCGGAGTACCGGGCGCTGATCCGGCTGCTGGAAGTGGTGGGACAGAATCCCGCGTTGCGGGAATCCGGCGCAAAGACGCTGCGGGTGCACTGCGACAGCAAGCTGATTGTGATGCAGGTGATCGGCGAGTGGAAGATCAAGGAACCGCGGCTGCGGGAACTCTACGATCAGGTGCAGCTTGTCAAACGCCACGTGCCGTTTGTGCTGCGCATCAAGCATGTTCCCCGCGAGGAGAACAGGGACGCGGACCGGATGGTGAATATGGCGCTGGACAAGGCGTAA
- a CDS encoding four helix bundle protein codes for MQELDETAYWMELLADTAIVNPKNLKPLQEEADQLTAIIVTVTKKVKQKASA; via the coding sequence TTGCAAGAACTTGACGAAACCGCCTACTGGATGGAACTGTTGGCAGACACTGCAATCGTGAATCCCAAGAATTTGAAACCGTTGCAGGAAGAGGCCGACCAGCTAACGGCGATTATCGTGACCGTGACCAAAAAAGTCAAACAGAAAGCATCCGCATGA
- a CDS encoding four helix bundle protein has product MKEDIQSLRDRTRQFAHRIIRLYMALPKTDPAHVLGRQILRSGTSMGAQYREACQQSLMRISFPRWKAHCKNLTKPPTGWNCWQTLQS; this is encoded by the coding sequence ATGAAGGAAGACATCCAGAGTCTGCGTGATCGCACACGGCAATTTGCCCACCGCATCATCCGTCTGTACATGGCATTGCCTAAGACCGATCCCGCGCATGTGTTGGGACGGCAAATTCTGCGGTCTGGAACATCCATGGGCGCGCAATATCGCGAAGCTTGCCAGCAAAGTCTAATGCGGATTTCATTTCCAAGATGGAAGGCGCATTGCAAGAACTTGACGAAACCGCCTACTGGATGGAACTGTTGGCAGACACTGCAATCGTGA
- a CDS encoding C4-type zinc ribbon domain-containing protein, which translates to MSNEVGLENKVRDAVKLLTELQQIDDELKDIAMERGDLPEEVERLNSSIVESEAFLESRTAELQDGEKAIIDRRKELEEALDKQKKLQQQLYAVKNTREYDAVTAELTFVKEEITRCETAITATTARKAELERLLDERHTDLTSVRAEHKVKNADLQEKLSETAEDERQLMQRRDAVVAKIMKPLYAHYERIRKAKDGRGVAHITDSACGGCFAVIPPQTQVNIRKLMDIVLCETCGRIIVP; encoded by the coding sequence GTGAGTAACGAAGTCGGTTTGGAGAACAAGGTCCGCGACGCGGTCAAGCTTCTTACGGAACTTCAACAGATTGACGATGAGTTGAAAGACATCGCCATGGAACGCGGCGATTTGCCCGAAGAAGTTGAGCGGCTGAATAGCAGTATCGTCGAGAGTGAAGCCTTTTTGGAGAGCCGTACGGCCGAACTTCAAGACGGCGAGAAGGCGATTATTGACCGCCGGAAGGAGCTGGAAGAGGCACTGGACAAGCAGAAGAAGCTCCAGCAGCAGCTCTACGCGGTGAAGAACACGCGCGAGTACGATGCGGTAACGGCGGAACTCACTTTTGTGAAAGAGGAGATCACCCGTTGCGAGACGGCCATTACGGCGACGACTGCCCGCAAGGCCGAACTGGAACGCCTGCTCGATGAACGCCACACGGATCTGACTTCGGTGCGCGCCGAGCATAAGGTGAAGAATGCCGATCTGCAGGAGAAGCTTTCCGAGACCGCCGAGGATGAGCGGCAGCTCATGCAGCGCCGGGACGCCGTCGTGGCCAAGATCATGAAACCGCTGTACGCCCACTATGAGCGCATCCGCAAGGCCAAGGATGGCCGCGGCGTGGCCCATATAACCGATAGCGCCTGTGGCGGCTGCTTTGCCGTGATCCCCCCGCAGACTCAGGTCAACATCCGCAAGCTGATGGACATCGTGCTTTGCGAGACCTGCGGGCGGATTATTGTTCCTTAA
- the lpxK gene encoding tetraacyldisaccharide 4'-kinase, with protein MQVLNLPDHLLSRSSFTAEFPLDRPAWPALLTVPLAALYGPAADVYHRVFDAMHVFHAPAPVISVGNIVVGGTGKTPCTIALAQMLADLEPALAEPNAVAILSRGFGRATSDMVVVDTDSDYHRTGDEPLLIKQAVPKLAVLVHVNRNKTAVFAVSKFGSKILLLDDGFQNRRLARDLDLVLLDGAHPFGNGKVLPAGPLREGIRALERASAIIGVGKDFLAAEQVAKRYGKPFAAAIPKLTLPTELSTELSTPVYLLTSIARPSRFYNMLIAKGLNVLGGEAFGDHHRFTQKELARVANAAQSAGAHYVLTTGKDRTRIRTWPYDIPVLVADLRLDFVHREKIEILLRPIIQKALGKVE; from the coding sequence TTGCAAGTACTGAACCTACCCGATCACCTCCTCTCGCGCTCTTCCTTTACGGCGGAGTTTCCACTGGATCGTCCGGCCTGGCCGGCGCTGCTGACTGTGCCTCTGGCGGCCCTTTATGGGCCTGCCGCGGATGTTTACCATCGTGTCTTCGATGCGATGCACGTTTTTCACGCGCCCGCACCGGTGATCTCTGTGGGGAACATTGTAGTGGGAGGCACAGGCAAAACGCCCTGCACGATCGCTCTGGCGCAGATGCTTGCAGACCTTGAGCCGGCATTGGCAGAGCCTAATGCCGTTGCGATCCTCAGCCGGGGATTCGGGAGGGCCACCAGCGATATGGTGGTGGTGGATACGGATTCGGACTACCACCGCACCGGGGATGAACCGCTGCTGATCAAACAGGCAGTGCCGAAACTGGCCGTGCTGGTGCATGTCAATCGGAACAAAACGGCAGTCTTTGCCGTGTCGAAATTCGGGTCGAAGATCCTGCTGCTGGATGACGGCTTTCAGAATCGGAGGCTGGCGCGGGACTTGGACCTTGTGCTGCTGGATGGTGCGCATCCCTTCGGGAATGGCAAGGTGCTGCCTGCCGGGCCGCTGCGGGAAGGAATCCGGGCCTTAGAGCGCGCCTCGGCGATTATCGGCGTTGGCAAGGACTTTCTGGCCGCCGAGCAGGTAGCCAAGAGGTATGGCAAGCCCTTCGCGGCGGCGATTCCCAAACTGACCCTGCCGACCGAGTTATCCACAGAGTTATCCACACCTGTCTATCTGCTGACCTCCATTGCCCGGCCTTCCCGCTTCTATAATATGTTGATTGCCAAGGGATTGAATGTGCTGGGCGGCGAGGCCTTTGGGGACCACCACCGCTTTACCCAGAAGGAACTGGCTCGCGTGGCAAATGCTGCTCAGAGTGCGGGTGCGCATTATGTGTTAACCACAGGCAAGGACCGCACACGGATCCGAACCTGGCCGTATGATATTCCGGTACTGGTGGCGGATCTGCGGCTGGATTTTGTACACCGTGAAAAGATAGAAATTCTCCTGAGGCCGATTATCCAAAAGGCTCTGGGCAAGGTGGAGTAA
- a CDS encoding HAD family hydrolase — protein sequence MKLLIFDIDGTLTHLDGATRRAFDAAYVKVFGMHAAVDRLQLHGRTDPIIFRELHELSGLSGTPEDNFARFREVYLEELPASIAATPKAKVLPGVIDLLEALKVRENTAALALGTGNMEAGARLKIGFFGLNSYFPVGGFGDVHHRRLDILHDALRNASAFYHRDFAPEDTWVIGDTIHDIEGGKLAGLMTMGVATGGAFTAEDLRVSNADVVFNDLSDTAAVLSAFGLD from the coding sequence GTGAAGCTTCTAATCTTCGATATCGACGGGACTCTCACGCACTTGGATGGGGCCACACGGCGGGCTTTCGATGCCGCCTATGTCAAAGTCTTCGGAATGCATGCGGCCGTCGACCGCCTCCAACTCCATGGCCGCACCGATCCGATCATTTTCCGCGAACTCCATGAACTCTCCGGCCTGAGTGGCACTCCGGAGGACAACTTTGCCCGCTTCCGAGAGGTCTACCTCGAAGAATTGCCGGCCTCTATCGCCGCCACCCCCAAAGCCAAGGTGCTGCCCGGAGTCATCGACCTCCTCGAGGCCCTTAAAGTCCGGGAAAACACGGCGGCCCTCGCCCTCGGCACCGGCAACATGGAGGCAGGGGCGCGGCTCAAGATCGGTTTCTTTGGCTTGAACTCCTATTTCCCGGTCGGCGGTTTCGGCGACGTCCATCACCGCCGACTCGATATTCTGCACGATGCGCTGCGCAACGCTTCAGCCTTCTATCACCGGGACTTTGCCCCTGAGGACACATGGGTCATCGGGGACACCATCCATGACATCGAAGGCGGCAAATTGGCCGGATTGATGACGATGGGCGTGGCCACCGGCGGAGCCTTTACGGCGGAGGATCTGAGAGTATCCAATGCGGACGTCGTGTTCAATGATCTGTCCGATACGGCAGCCGTCCTGTCAGCCTTCGGGCTTGATTAA
- a CDS encoding DMT family transporter — translation MMPQFRRTVFSLMLLHVAISSGGYLFVKVGLAEFSSLAFAFWRFVIGLAGLLTATVVLKAWPRIDRKDWPRVLLLGALAVPANQLFYLVGMKHSVPSHASLIYGATAVIALVLSTVLGYEKLQRFKVVAISVSVLGLVLVVTSSRTPILGTENFGGDALITVSMFAWAGYTVFAKPLVAKYGAVQATLACLMVGTLMGLPFLIKPALAQDYSILTWRGWIGTAYSGIMSTCISYTVWFALLKRVDPSQVAIMTTPQPVVTTALSVLILGEALSLPLITGGLLVIGGVLLMQAPVLLANRRVAELLKRTHLAKE, via the coding sequence ATGATGCCGCAGTTTCGCAGAACCGTTTTCAGCCTGATGCTGCTGCATGTGGCTATCAGTTCGGGCGGCTATCTGTTTGTAAAGGTCGGACTCGCCGAATTCTCGTCCTTGGCCTTCGCCTTCTGGCGCTTTGTCATCGGCCTGGCCGGCCTGCTCACCGCCACGGTTGTCCTGAAAGCCTGGCCGAGGATTGACCGCAAGGATTGGCCGCGCGTCCTGCTGCTCGGCGCGCTGGCGGTACCGGCCAATCAACTGTTCTATCTGGTGGGCATGAAACACTCGGTACCGTCCCACGCATCGCTGATCTACGGTGCTACGGCGGTCATCGCCCTCGTGCTCTCCACCGTCCTCGGCTATGAAAAGCTGCAACGGTTCAAAGTCGTCGCCATCAGCGTGTCCGTTCTCGGACTGGTGCTGGTGGTCACCTCCAGCCGCACGCCGATTCTCGGCACCGAGAATTTCGGCGGCGATGCGCTCATCACCGTCAGCATGTTTGCCTGGGCCGGGTACACCGTGTTCGCCAAGCCATTAGTCGCCAAGTACGGCGCGGTGCAGGCCACCCTCGCCTGCCTGATGGTCGGAACGTTGATGGGGCTGCCCTTTCTGATCAAACCCGCCCTCGCGCAGGACTATTCCATCCTGACGTGGCGCGGGTGGATCGGCACCGCCTACTCGGGTATCATGAGCACCTGTATTTCATATACGGTCTGGTTCGCGCTGCTCAAGCGCGTGGACCCCTCGCAGGTGGCCATCATGACCACCCCGCAGCCGGTGGTCACCACGGCCCTCTCGGTGTTGATTCTCGGAGAAGCTCTCAGCCTGCCGCTGATTACCGGCGGCCTGCTGGTCATCGGCGGAGTCCTGCTCATGCAGGCTCCCGTCCTGCTTGCAAATCGTCGCGTCGCTGAACTATTAAAAAGAACCCATCTCGCCAAGGAGTAA
- a CDS encoding type 1 glutamine amidotransferase domain-containing protein has product MNLKKAVFAVLIEQDYQDMEVWYPVYRLRETGAEVLLVGTGSADVYKSKHGYPATVDRTADQIKESELAGLVIPGGWAPDKLRQSSSIRNLVRDMFRKNKPVACICHGGWVLASAEVLKGREVTSYPGIKDDMINAGAKWHDAEVIVDGNLVTSRRPDDLPAFMREFVGLFHMAEVEA; this is encoded by the coding sequence ATGAACTTAAAGAAAGCCGTATTCGCCGTGCTCATCGAGCAGGATTATCAGGACATGGAAGTGTGGTACCCCGTCTATCGCCTGCGGGAAACCGGCGCCGAAGTGCTGCTCGTCGGCACAGGCAGCGCCGACGTCTACAAAAGCAAGCATGGCTACCCGGCCACCGTAGACCGCACCGCCGATCAGATCAAGGAATCCGAGTTGGCCGGGCTGGTGATCCCCGGCGGCTGGGCTCCCGATAAGCTCCGCCAATCCAGTTCCATCCGCAACCTCGTGCGCGACATGTTCCGCAAGAACAAACCTGTGGCTTGTATCTGTCACGGCGGCTGGGTACTCGCCTCGGCGGAAGTCTTAAAGGGCCGGGAGGTCACCAGCTATCCGGGCATCAAAGATGATATGATCAACGCCGGCGCCAAATGGCACGATGCCGAAGTGATCGTGGACGGCAATCTGGTCACCTCCCGCCGTCCCGATGACCTCCCCGCGTTCATGCGCGAGTTCGTCGGCCTGTTCCATATGGCAGAAGTCGAAGCATAA
- a CDS encoding helix-hairpin-helix domain-containing protein produces the protein MTPQAASALLRHYALLLDLLGEDSFRARTYDNAARMLEAQAEPLDALIAQNRLQQIKGIGPGIASALIEISSRGTFSDLDAAQQKVPPGVLDLLRIEGLGVKKARVLWKEGRVTSLDELESALHQDIVSRLPGFGAKTAEKFRISLEFLKTVSGRHLRHHADRAAEAVRQSLAAIPGIQEVFFGGSLRRCLETVGDLDVLVIALPDALSSVRRSIEQHSGFTWTDTGPILRGATAARFPVELSLIPPQQAALRKVIVTGSKDHVRALLAIAARRGVDPEQLPAQSEQDVYSALGLEYVPPALRESADTVVAAGSCTFPTPVALSDIRGILHCHTPASDGHSTLRELVTAMIDKGYEYLGIADHSQAAAYAHGLTPDRVRAQWKEIDELNREVAPFRVLKGTEVDIHADGRLDFDDDLLAGFDFVIASIHTGFAMTEDEATNRLCRALENPHVDILGHATGRLLLERIGYPVNHERLIECAARHGKAIELNSNPHRLDLDWRWLAQCEAARVPVPLNPDAHIVDGLWEIRYGVEVAAKGPLTAANCPSTWPVDTFLNWCNIHTRET, from the coding sequence GTGACTCCTCAAGCAGCTTCCGCCCTTCTGCGGCACTATGCATTGTTGCTCGACCTGCTCGGCGAGGATTCTTTCCGCGCCCGCACCTATGACAATGCCGCCCGCATGCTGGAAGCTCAAGCAGAGCCCCTCGATGCCCTGATTGCCCAGAACCGCCTCCAGCAAATCAAAGGCATCGGACCCGGCATTGCGTCCGCCCTGATCGAGATCTCGTCCCGCGGCACTTTCTCCGATCTCGATGCCGCGCAGCAAAAGGTCCCGCCCGGCGTGCTCGATCTGCTTCGCATCGAAGGCCTCGGCGTCAAAAAGGCCCGCGTCCTTTGGAAAGAAGGCCGCGTCACCTCGCTGGATGAGCTGGAATCGGCCCTGCATCAGGACATCGTCTCCCGGCTCCCGGGCTTCGGCGCCAAAACTGCGGAGAAATTCCGCATCAGTCTGGAGTTTTTAAAGACGGTATCGGGCCGCCATCTGCGGCACCATGCCGACCGCGCCGCCGAAGCCGTTCGCCAGAGCCTCGCAGCCATTCCCGGAATTCAAGAGGTCTTCTTCGGCGGCAGCTTGCGGCGATGCTTGGAGACCGTCGGCGACCTGGATGTGCTCGTCATCGCCTTGCCCGATGCCCTGTCATCGGTCCGCCGCAGCATCGAGCAGCACTCCGGCTTCACCTGGACAGACACCGGCCCAATTCTGCGCGGCGCAACCGCGGCACGGTTCCCCGTCGAACTGTCCCTGATCCCGCCGCAACAGGCGGCGCTGCGCAAGGTCATCGTCACCGGATCAAAGGACCATGTCCGCGCCCTGCTCGCCATTGCGGCCCGGCGCGGCGTCGATCCCGAGCAGCTTCCGGCGCAATCAGAGCAAGACGTCTACTCCGCCCTCGGCTTGGAATACGTTCCGCCTGCCTTGCGCGAGAGCGCCGATACGGTCGTTGCCGCCGGTAGCTGCACCTTCCCCACTCCGGTCGCGCTGTCCGACATTCGCGGCATTCTGCATTGCCACACGCCCGCGTCCGACGGCCACAGCACCTTGCGCGAACTGGTCACGGCCATGATCGACAAGGGCTATGAATATCTGGGCATTGCCGACCATTCGCAGGCGGCAGCTTACGCCCACGGCCTCACCCCCGACCGCGTCCGCGCCCAGTGGAAAGAGATCGATGAGCTGAATCGTGAAGTCGCCCCGTTCCGCGTTCTTAAGGGAACGGAGGTCGATATTCACGCCGATGGCCGTCTCGACTTCGATGATGACCTGCTCGCAGGCTTCGATTTCGTGATCGCCTCGATTCACACCGGCTTTGCCATGACCGAGGACGAAGCGACGAATCGCCTCTGCCGCGCGCTGGAGAATCCCCACGTGGACATCCTCGGTCACGCCACGGGAAGGCTGCTCCTCGAGCGCATCGGCTACCCGGTAAACCACGAGCGGCTCATCGAGTGCGCCGCCCGGCACGGCAAAGCCATCGAACTCAACAGCAATCCGCACCGACTTGATCTGGACTGGCGCTGGCTGGCACAGTGCGAAGCCGCGCGCGTCCCCGTGCCGCTCAACCCCGATGCTCACATTGTAGACGGCCTGTGGGAAATTCGTTATGGCGTGGAGGTCGCTGCCAAAGGCCCGCTCACGGCGGCGAACTGTCCCTCGACATGGCCGGTAGATACCTTCTTAAACTGGTGTAACATTCATACGAGAGAAACGTGA
- a CDS encoding GAF domain-containing protein: protein MTNLQEFLSGVEDEDFRELCLSICGGLRELDRHYDWVGIYWVKGENLVLGPWSGPEETEHKKIPISEGVCGAAVREKQTIIVDDVQSDPRYLACFADTRSEIVVPIRAKGKIIGEIDIDGKEKAAFTAEDKQFLEALAEYIGNQWPGKW, encoded by the coding sequence GTGACGAATCTTCAAGAATTCCTAAGCGGTGTCGAAGACGAAGACTTCCGCGAACTCTGCCTCAGCATCTGCGGCGGTTTGCGCGAACTGGACCGGCATTATGACTGGGTCGGCATCTACTGGGTAAAGGGCGAAAACCTCGTCCTCGGCCCGTGGAGCGGCCCCGAAGAAACCGAACACAAAAAGATACCCATCAGCGAAGGCGTCTGCGGCGCCGCCGTGCGCGAGAAACAGACGATCATCGTCGACGACGTGCAGAGCGATCCGCGCTACCTCGCCTGCTTCGCCGATACGCGCTCGGAAATCGTCGTTCCCATCCGCGCCAAAGGCAAAATTATCGGCGAAATTGACATCGACGGCAAAGAGAAAGCCGCCTTCACCGCTGAAGACAAACAGTTTCTTGAAGCCCTTGCGGAATACATCGGCAACCAATGGCCCGGCAAATGGTAG
- the glmM gene encoding phosphoglucosamine mutase, which produces MISVSGVRGVIGKSMTPQVALRWAEAFGGLCKPGPVVVGGDSRISKWMMRAAAFAGLSGSGARVIDVGIVPTPTIGLAVEHHHARGGIAITASHNPLEWNAFKFYGPDGIFLDEADGNKLRAMVESDAQFSVTVVEVGSFEKDDLAFYRHVDAVLAIPFLRRAELQARRFKVGLDAVNGAGGMLLKTLLEELGCEVVGFHLAPTGIFPRNPEPVPEHLGDVCTAMKAAQVDIGFVVDPDADRLVVILENGQPAGEELTVVAASDIVLRYQRGPVVANCSTTRAIEDIAARYGVSVTRTKVGEAHVARKMKEIGAVIGGEGNGGVMFPAIHAARDTAVGIALILEALLESGQTASGYFASLPRYHLVKRRLAFDDVQQLRRALQTVESKVSLGDADHLDGLKWTLPQSWVQVRASNTEPIVRVFAEAPDEKEAQSLAETVLHKLEEMS; this is translated from the coding sequence ATGATCTCCGTCTCGGGCGTCCGGGGCGTGATCGGCAAATCCATGACTCCGCAAGTCGCGCTGCGCTGGGCGGAAGCTTTCGGCGGCCTCTGTAAACCCGGCCCGGTGGTCGTGGGCGGTGACAGCCGCATCTCCAAATGGATGATGCGCGCGGCGGCCTTCGCCGGTCTGTCCGGGTCGGGCGCCCGCGTCATCGATGTCGGCATCGTCCCCACGCCCACCATCGGCCTTGCGGTCGAGCATCATCATGCGCGCGGCGGCATCGCCATTACCGCCAGCCACAATCCTCTCGAGTGGAACGCCTTCAAGTTCTACGGTCCGGATGGAATCTTCCTCGATGAGGCCGACGGCAACAAGCTGCGCGCCATGGTGGAATCCGATGCTCAGTTCTCCGTCACGGTGGTGGAAGTGGGTTCATTCGAGAAGGATGACCTCGCCTTCTATCGCCACGTGGACGCCGTGCTCGCCATCCCCTTTCTCCGCCGCGCCGAACTGCAAGCCCGCCGCTTCAAGGTCGGGCTCGATGCCGTCAACGGCGCCGGCGGCATGCTGCTCAAAACACTCCTTGAAGAATTGGGATGCGAGGTCGTCGGCTTCCATCTGGCCCCCACGGGTATCTTTCCGCGCAATCCCGAACCGGTGCCCGAACACTTGGGCGACGTCTGCACCGCGATGAAAGCCGCGCAGGTGGATATTGGCTTTGTGGTGGACCCCGACGCGGACCGCCTCGTCGTGATCCTCGAGAATGGCCAGCCCGCCGGCGAGGAACTCACCGTCGTTGCCGCATCGGATATCGTGCTGCGGTATCAGCGCGGCCCGGTCGTCGCCAACTGCTCCACCACCCGTGCCATCGAAGATATTGCCGCACGCTATGGTGTATCGGTTACCCGCACCAAGGTCGGCGAAGCGCACGTGGCGCGAAAGATGAAGGAGATCGGCGCGGTCATCGGCGGCGAAGGCAACGGCGGCGTCATGTTTCCCGCCATTCATGCCGCGCGCGACACCGCAGTCGGTATCGCTCTGATCCTTGAGGCGCTGCTCGAGTCCGGCCAGACGGCGTCGGGATATTTCGCCTCCCTTCCCCGCTACCATCTGGTCAAGCGGCGTCTGGCCTTCGACGACGTTCAGCAACTGCGCCGCGCCCTTCAAACCGTCGAATCAAAAGTCTCGCTCGGCGATGCCGATCATCTGGACGGGCTCAAGTGGACTCTGCCGCAATCCTGGGTGCAGGTGCGCGCCTCCAATACCGAGCCCATCGTGCGCGTCTTTGCCGAAGCGCCCGATGAGAAGGAAGCCCAATCGCTGGCAGAGACGGTCCTGCATAAACTTGAAGAGATGTCGTGA
- a CDS encoding glucose-1-phosphate adenylyltransferase has protein sequence MERTVAVILGGGRGTRLHPLTKHRSKPAVPFGGMYRLIDIPVSNCLNSDVYRIFVVTQFNSASLNRHIALTYNFDAFREGFVTILAAEQTPENMDWYQGTADAVRKNLRHIRPTQSDDVLILSGDHIYRMDYRVMVALHRQQRADITIAALPVRASEIGRFGILRMNSEGRVTDFCEKPKSLDLVKGWDLAPGLFNGDKNLPGHGPVFMASMGIYALRYDAMKDIVHQDVGPDFGRDVIPNAIRQHRVYAYPFSGYWEDIGTIGTFYEANLALTDHSPRFELFDPQMRLFTRARFLPGARLGNSRINQSLICSGVQGDAITVDHSILGTRGMFKSGVNISDTVMVGADYFETPDMLEENRELHRPDVGIGGDTMIRRAIVDKNARIGYGVTIDPGDDCPDIDGAGYAVRDGIVIIEKDSTIPDGMRIPERKK, from the coding sequence ATGGAAAGAACCGTTGCCGTAATTCTCGGCGGCGGGCGCGGCACGCGTCTGCATCCGCTAACCAAACATCGCTCCAAACCGGCTGTGCCGTTCGGTGGGATGTATCGCCTGATTGACATTCCGGTGTCCAATTGCCTGAACTCGGATGTCTATCGCATCTTTGTCGTCACCCAGTTCAACTCGGCTTCCCTCAATCGCCACATTGCCCTCACCTACAATTTCGACGCTTTCCGCGAAGGCTTTGTGACGATTCTCGCCGCCGAGCAGACTCCCGAAAACATGGATTGGTATCAGGGGACGGCGGATGCCGTGCGCAAAAATCTGCGCCACATCCGTCCCACCCAGTCGGATGATGTGCTGATCCTCTCCGGCGATCACATCTACCGCATGGATTACCGCGTGATGGTGGCGCTGCACCGTCAGCAAAGGGCCGACATCACTATCGCCGCGTTGCCCGTGCGCGCCTCGGAAATCGGCCGGTTCGGCATCTTGCGCATGAATTCCGAAGGACGCGTGACGGACTTCTGCGAAAAGCCCAAGTCCCTCGATCTGGTGAAAGGCTGGGATCTCGCCCCCGGGCTGTTCAACGGCGACAAGAATCTGCCGGGACATGGTCCGGTGTTCATGGCCTCCATGGGCATCTACGCTCTTCGCTATGATGCGATGAAAGATATTGTCCATCAGGATGTGGGCCCGGACTTCGGCAGGGACGTCATCCCCAATGCCATCCGGCAGCACCGGGTATACGCCTATCCGTTTTCCGGCTATTGGGAAGACATCGGAACGATCGGCACGTTCTATGAAGCGAACCTCGCGCTCACCGATCACTCTCCCCGCTTTGAGCTGTTCGATCCCCAGATGCGCCTGTTCACCCGCGCGCGTTTCCTTCCCGGAGCCCGTCTCGGCAACAGCCGCATCAACCAGAGCCTGATCTGCTCCGGCGTACAGGGTGACGCCATTACCGTGGACCACAGTATTCTCGGAACGCGCGGCATGTTCAAGAGCGGCGTCAACATTTCCGACACGGTCATGGTCGGCGCGGACTATTTCGAAACTCCCGATATGCTGGAAGAGAACCGTGAATTGCACCGGCCCGACGTAGGCATCGGCGGCGATACCATGATCCGCCGCGCCATCGTGGACAAAAACGCGCGCATCGGCTATGGCGTGACCATTGACCCGGGCGACGATTGCCCGGACATCGACGGCGCGGGCTACGCGGTACGCGACGGGATTGTGATCATCGAAAAGGATTCCACGATTCCCGACGGGATGCGCATCCCGGAGAGGAAAAAATAG